From Amycolatopsis sp. YIM 10, the proteins below share one genomic window:
- a CDS encoding TetR/AcrR family transcriptional regulator, protein MTTGSVNPRRADTRRNHERILIAAAESLAGSGELSFNAIAKRAEVGVGTVYRHFPTPEALILAVYRREVRHLVEVVPALLAEHEPEQAFRVWTTDHLAHYMMTKRGLATALRAASTTGGEDLPANAYEAMVGAVTTLLKANVEAGNVRAELDPETVLRGLGGLLFLNSAEEWRKQAAALADLLWRGMCTRCGD, encoded by the coding sequence ATGACGACGGGATCGGTCAACCCGCGCCGTGCGGACACCCGGCGCAACCACGAGCGCATCCTCATCGCGGCGGCGGAGTCGCTCGCCGGTTCGGGTGAGCTTTCGTTCAACGCCATCGCGAAGCGAGCCGAGGTCGGCGTCGGCACGGTCTACCGGCACTTCCCCACGCCGGAGGCGCTCATCCTGGCGGTCTACCGGCGCGAGGTGCGGCACCTGGTCGAGGTGGTGCCCGCGCTGCTGGCCGAACACGAGCCGGAGCAGGCCTTCCGGGTGTGGACCACCGATCACCTGGCCCACTACATGATGACAAAGCGGGGCCTGGCGACCGCGTTGCGCGCCGCGTCGACCACCGGCGGGGAGGACCTGCCGGCGAACGCCTACGAAGCCATGGTCGGCGCGGTCACCACGCTGCTGAAGGCCAACGTCGAGGCGGGAAACGTGCGCGCGGAGCTGGACCCGGAAACGGTGCTGCGGGGCCTCGGCGGACTGCTTTTCCTGAACTCGGCGGAGGAATGGCGCAAGCAGGCGGCCGCCCTCGCCGATCTCCTGTGGCGCGGCATGTGCACCCGCTGCGGTGACTGA
- a CDS encoding PucR family transcriptional regulator, translating to MSVSVRWLLGRAELGLRLVAGETGADRVLSFAHSIDLADPCPWLSGGELVLTTGAHLAEPRAYVEGLHRAGVSALGFGIGLSHDHVPQAIVDTADQLGLPVVEIPLPTPFAAVTKAVLERIAEQRYEEVLRVSRAQPKMTRAAVREGAAGIVRELSAATGAAAVFLGADKEAEAARANLDDISDVVALVREDVTGAAVVREGRAVSVQTVGVGAAVHGWLGVVGDRALGQVEQVLLGHAASLLALDREKPRRLRGERNQLGATLFGLLLSDPALEPRLRPQFAGIADGQGIRVLAAGTGLAAIDAALAERDLPLLARETQHETLVLLPGGFAEAAALLPESVRAGLSAPHPLSELPQALAQARLAAASGAGFTDFTALAGATLLATPASRAVLDTVAGGTIAKLDPVLITSLRAFLELNGQWEAAAASIGVHRHTLRNRLDRVREVLGCDLGSARVRAELLLATLAWESGQR from the coding sequence ATGAGTGTTTCGGTTCGGTGGCTGCTCGGCCGCGCGGAGCTGGGGCTCCGGCTGGTGGCGGGCGAAACCGGGGCCGATCGGGTGTTGTCGTTCGCGCACAGCATCGATCTGGCCGACCCGTGCCCCTGGCTCTCCGGCGGCGAACTGGTGCTGACCACCGGCGCGCACCTGGCCGAACCCCGCGCGTACGTCGAAGGCCTGCACCGCGCCGGGGTTTCGGCACTCGGCTTCGGGATCGGCCTTTCCCACGACCACGTTCCCCAGGCCATTGTGGACACAGCGGACCAGCTGGGCCTGCCGGTGGTCGAGATCCCGTTGCCGACGCCGTTCGCGGCGGTCACCAAGGCGGTCCTGGAGAGGATCGCCGAGCAGCGCTACGAAGAGGTCCTGCGGGTGTCCCGCGCCCAGCCGAAGATGACCCGCGCCGCGGTGCGCGAAGGGGCCGCCGGGATCGTGCGCGAACTGTCCGCGGCGACCGGGGCGGCCGCGGTTTTCCTCGGCGCCGACAAGGAAGCGGAGGCTGCCAGGGCGAATCTCGACGACATCTCCGACGTCGTGGCGCTGGTGCGCGAGGACGTGACCGGAGCCGCCGTGGTGCGCGAGGGCCGGGCGGTCAGCGTGCAGACGGTCGGTGTCGGCGCCGCTGTGCACGGCTGGCTCGGGGTGGTCGGGGACCGGGCGCTCGGTCAGGTGGAGCAGGTGCTGCTCGGGCACGCGGCGTCGCTGCTGGCGCTGGACCGTGAGAAGCCCCGGCGGCTGCGCGGCGAGCGCAACCAGCTCGGCGCCACGCTGTTCGGCTTGCTGCTGTCCGATCCCGCGCTCGAACCGCGGCTGCGCCCCCAGTTCGCGGGCATAGCCGACGGTCAGGGCATCCGCGTGCTCGCCGCGGGAACCGGACTGGCCGCCATCGACGCCGCGCTGGCCGAACGCGACCTCCCGCTGCTCGCGCGCGAAACCCAGCACGAAACGCTCGTCCTGCTCCCCGGCGGCTTCGCCGAAGCGGCCGCGTTGCTTCCCGAGTCGGTCAGGGCCGGGCTGAGCGCCCCGCACCCGCTGTCCGAGCTACCGCAAGCGCTTGCGCAGGCCCGGCTGGCGGCCGCGTCGGGTGCCGGGTTCACCGATTTCACCGCACTGGCCGGGGCCACTCTGCTCGCCACCCCGGCCAGCCGCGCGGTACTGGACACCGTCGCCGGCGGCACGATCGCGAAGCTCGACCCGGTCCTGATCACCTCGCTGCGCGCGTTCCTCGAACTCAACGGCCAGTGGGAGGCCGCGGCGGCGAGCATCGGCGTGCACCGGCACACCCTGCGCAACCGGCTCGACCGGGTGCGCGAGGTGCTCGGCTGCGACCTCGGCTCGGCCCGCGTGCGCGCCGAACTCCTTCTCGCCACCCTCGCCTGGGAAAGCGGTCAGCGGTAA
- a CDS encoding acyl-CoA dehydrogenase family protein yields MTDPLQLLDIPATLPADERDIQATVARFAEDRLRPGIREWYESGRFPRELAPEFGELGVLGMHLDGYGCAGTSALAYGLACLELEAADSGFRSFVSVQGSLAMFSIHRYGSEEQKADWLPRLAAGEAIGCFGLTEPDFGSDPGGMRTRAVRDGGDWVLDGTKMWITNGSIADVATVWARTDEGIRGFVVPTDTPGFSARAVGHKLSLRASITAELVLDGVRLPGSAMLPGARGLSAPLSCLNEARFGIVFGAVGAARDSIMCALDYAKNRTQFGKPIAGFQLTQRKLADMTVSAGNAMLLALHLARLKDQGTIRGEQISAGKLNNVREAIAIARECRTILGGSGITTEYSPLRHANNLESVLTYEGTSEVHTLVIGQALTGIAAYR; encoded by the coding sequence ATGACCGACCCGTTGCAGCTGCTGGACATCCCGGCGACCCTGCCCGCGGACGAACGCGACATCCAGGCCACCGTGGCCCGGTTCGCCGAGGACCGGCTGCGGCCGGGGATCCGCGAGTGGTACGAATCCGGCCGGTTCCCGCGTGAGCTGGCGCCGGAGTTCGGCGAGCTCGGTGTGCTGGGCATGCACCTGGACGGGTACGGCTGCGCCGGGACCAGTGCGCTGGCCTACGGACTGGCCTGCCTCGAACTGGAAGCCGCCGATTCCGGATTCCGCAGTTTTGTCTCCGTCCAGGGTTCGCTGGCGATGTTCTCGATCCACCGGTACGGCTCGGAGGAGCAGAAGGCGGACTGGCTGCCGCGCCTGGCGGCGGGCGAGGCGATCGGCTGCTTCGGGCTCACCGAACCGGACTTCGGCTCCGATCCCGGCGGCATGCGCACGCGCGCCGTCCGCGACGGCGGTGACTGGGTGCTCGACGGTACCAAGATGTGGATCACCAACGGTTCCATCGCCGACGTGGCCACGGTCTGGGCACGCACCGACGAAGGCATCCGGGGTTTTGTGGTGCCGACGGACACGCCGGGCTTCAGCGCGCGGGCGGTCGGGCACAAGCTGTCGCTGCGTGCGTCGATCACCGCCGAACTGGTGCTCGACGGTGTCCGGTTGCCGGGCAGCGCGATGCTGCCCGGGGCACGAGGGCTCTCGGCTCCCCTGTCGTGCCTGAACGAAGCGCGGTTCGGAATCGTCTTCGGCGCGGTCGGCGCGGCCAGGGACTCGATCATGTGCGCGCTGGACTACGCGAAGAACCGGACGCAGTTCGGCAAGCCGATCGCCGGGTTCCAGCTGACGCAGCGCAAACTCGCGGACATGACCGTGTCGGCGGGCAACGCCATGCTGCTCGCGCTGCACCTGGCGCGGCTGAAGGACCAGGGCACGATCCGCGGTGAGCAGATCAGCGCGGGCAAGCTGAACAACGTACGCGAAGCGATCGCGATCGCCAGGGAGTGCCGCACCATTCTCGGCGGCAGCGGCATCACCACCGAATACTCGCCCCTGCGGCACGCGAACAACCTGGAGTCGGTGCTGACCTACGAAGGCACCTCCGAGGTGCACACGCTGGTGATCGGACAGGCGCTCACCGGCATCGCGGCTTACCGCTGA
- a CDS encoding CaiB/BaiF CoA-transferase family protein, with protein MPRLWPVTSLSGLLVADFSRVLAAPYATMLLADLGADVIKVEHPERGDDTRAWGPPFAGDQATYFLSVNRNKRSLALDLRTETGRRRATELVRRADVVIENFRPGTMAKHGLSPEHVRELNPRAVYCSVTGFGAGSDLPGYDLLAQAVGGLMSVTGTGEPVKVGVALVDVLTGLHAAVGVLAALRDRERTGEGQLVEVNLLSTLLSSMVNQSAGYTLAGVVPERLGNRHPSIAPYAVFTAADRPFVLAVGNDRQFSALCRGIGLSEEDRFATNAARVEHVEELTGLIHERLGTRTADEWFKILSPLGVPCGPVNDLADAFALAEDLGLRPLADGLVANPIGLSRTPPAYHRPPPRLGEHTEDLAAWLDRPLSTGDPA; from the coding sequence ATGCCGAGACTCTGGCCCGTGACTTCCCTGTCCGGACTGCTGGTCGCCGACTTCTCCCGGGTGCTGGCGGCGCCGTACGCCACCATGCTGCTGGCCGATCTCGGCGCCGACGTGATCAAGGTCGAGCACCCCGAACGCGGTGACGACACCAGGGCCTGGGGCCCGCCGTTCGCCGGCGACCAGGCCACCTACTTCCTGTCGGTGAACCGCAACAAGCGCTCGCTGGCGCTCGACCTGCGCACGGAGACCGGCCGCCGCCGCGCCACCGAGTTGGTGCGCCGCGCCGACGTGGTGATCGAGAACTTCCGGCCGGGCACGATGGCCAAGCACGGCCTGTCCCCAGAGCACGTCCGCGAGCTGAACCCGCGCGCGGTGTACTGCTCGGTCACCGGCTTCGGCGCCGGGTCGGACCTGCCCGGGTACGACCTGCTCGCGCAGGCGGTCGGCGGGCTGATGAGCGTCACCGGCACCGGCGAACCGGTCAAGGTGGGCGTCGCGCTGGTCGACGTGCTGACCGGACTGCACGCCGCGGTCGGTGTCCTGGCCGCGCTGCGGGACCGGGAGCGGACCGGGGAAGGGCAGCTCGTCGAGGTGAACCTGCTGAGCACGCTGCTGTCCAGCATGGTCAACCAGAGCGCCGGGTACACGCTCGCCGGTGTGGTGCCCGAGCGCTTGGGCAACCGGCACCCGTCCATCGCGCCCTACGCGGTGTTCACCGCCGCCGACCGCCCGTTCGTGCTCGCGGTCGGCAACGATCGGCAGTTCTCCGCTCTGTGCCGGGGAATCGGCCTGTCCGAAGAGGACCGTTTCGCCACGAACGCGGCGCGGGTCGAGCACGTCGAGGAGCTGACCGGGCTGATCCACGAGCGGCTCGGCACCCGGACCGCCGACGAGTGGTTCAAGATCCTCAGCCCGCTCGGCGTGCCCTGCGGTCCGGTGAACGACCTCGCCGATGCCTTCGCGCTGGCCGAGGACCTCGGCCTGCGCCCGCTGGCCGACGGGCTGGTGGCCAATCCGATCGGCCTGTCCCGCACCCCGCCCGCCTACCACCGCCCGCCACCCCGGCTCGGCGAGCACACCGAGGACCTCGCCGCCTGGCTGGACCGTCCACTATCCACAGGAGACCCCGCATGA
- the gabT gene encoding 4-aminobutyrate--2-oxoglutarate transaminase, protein MSVVGTQQGGPGLAQVRQVRTAVPGPRSAELLERQRAALPAGVGSALPVFVTAAGGGVVVDADGNSFIDFGSGIAVTTVGNAAPRVAERAAAQLHRFTHTCFLVNPYESYVEVCERLNRLVPVPGGKRTLLVNTGAEAVENAVKIARAATGRPGVVVFDHGYHGRTLLTMSMTAKNVPYKQGFGPFATDVHRAPMAYPYRWPGGPERCAEEAAAALVELIDRQVGAANVAAVVVEPIQGEGGFIVPAPGFLAAVAGICAERGILLIADEVQTGIARTGSMFACEYEGIQPDLITTAKGLGGGLPLGAVTGRAELMDAVPAGGLGGTFSGNPVACEAALGVFDEIERGDLLRRATEIERIMRPALEELADRHAFVGEVRGRGAMLALEIVRGPDRTPDPARTTEISRRCHAEGLLTLTAGSYGNVLRFLPPLSIPDSLLTEGLGVLAAACG, encoded by the coding sequence ATGAGCGTTGTCGGAACACAGCAAGGCGGCCCCGGGCTCGCGCAGGTCAGGCAGGTGCGGACGGCGGTACCCGGGCCGCGGTCGGCGGAACTGCTCGAACGGCAGCGGGCCGCGCTGCCCGCCGGCGTCGGCTCGGCACTGCCGGTTTTTGTCACCGCGGCCGGTGGCGGGGTGGTCGTCGACGCCGACGGCAACTCCTTCATCGACTTCGGCAGCGGGATCGCGGTGACCACGGTCGGCAACGCCGCGCCAAGGGTGGCCGAGCGCGCCGCCGCGCAGCTGCACCGGTTCACCCACACCTGCTTCCTGGTGAACCCGTACGAGTCCTATGTGGAGGTCTGCGAGCGGCTCAACCGGCTGGTCCCGGTCCCCGGCGGGAAGCGCACGCTGCTGGTGAACACCGGCGCCGAGGCGGTGGAGAACGCGGTGAAGATCGCGCGCGCGGCGACCGGGCGGCCCGGCGTGGTGGTGTTCGACCACGGGTACCACGGCCGGACCCTGCTGACGATGAGCATGACCGCCAAGAACGTGCCGTACAAGCAGGGCTTCGGCCCGTTCGCCACCGACGTGCACCGCGCGCCGATGGCCTATCCGTACCGGTGGCCCGGCGGCCCGGAGCGTTGCGCCGAGGAAGCCGCCGCCGCACTGGTCGAGCTGATCGACCGCCAGGTGGGTGCGGCCAACGTCGCCGCGGTGGTGGTCGAGCCGATCCAGGGCGAGGGCGGTTTCATCGTGCCCGCACCGGGTTTCCTCGCCGCGGTGGCCGGGATCTGCGCGGAACGCGGCATCCTGCTGATCGCCGACGAGGTGCAGACCGGGATCGCCCGCACCGGCTCGATGTTCGCCTGCGAGTACGAGGGCATCCAGCCCGACCTGATCACCACGGCGAAGGGGCTGGGCGGTGGCCTGCCGCTCGGCGCGGTGACCGGGCGGGCCGAACTGATGGACGCGGTCCCGGCGGGTGGCCTCGGCGGCACGTTCAGCGGGAACCCGGTGGCCTGCGAAGCGGCGCTGGGCGTGTTCGACGAGATCGAGCGCGGTGACCTGCTGCGCCGGGCGACCGAGATCGAGCGGATCATGCGGCCCGCGCTGGAGGAACTGGCGGATCGGCACGCGTTCGTCGGTGAGGTCAGGGGCCGGGGCGCGATGCTGGCCTTGGAGATCGTCCGGGGCCCCGATCGCACGCCCGACCCGGCGCGCACCACCGAGATCAGCAGGCGGTGCCACGCCGAGGGGCTGCTCACCCTCACCGCGGGCAGCTACGGCAACGTGCTCCGGTTCCTGCCGCCGCTGTCCATTCCGGACTCGTTGCTCACCGAGGGACTGGGTGTGCTGGCGGCCGCGTGCGGCTGA
- a CDS encoding FMN-binding negative transcriptional regulator has translation MRVYGPYVAPSPAMEVEFVRRHPFAVVVSAEAGRAPVATHLPVIFPRHDELPATLDGVTMLGHLARKNPQWTQFDGREVLVIFSGQHGYVSPSTYGFEPAVPTLNYAAVHLTGTVELTDTREESLYVVEETVRTMESMREPRWDMTASRGKFAELVEHVVSFKVHVTDVRAMFKLSQDMAPEVRARVRADLGAGGHPRLAELMAEVDQPHAAASTPSPSVSNESGMDSGGRNRSTLP, from the coding sequence ATGCGTGTCTACGGACCTTACGTCGCGCCGTCACCGGCGATGGAGGTGGAGTTCGTGCGGCGCCACCCGTTCGCCGTGGTGGTCAGCGCCGAGGCGGGCCGGGCGCCGGTGGCCACCCACCTGCCGGTGATCTTCCCCCGCCACGACGAACTGCCCGCCACGCTGGACGGGGTCACCATGCTCGGCCACCTGGCCCGCAAGAATCCACAGTGGACCCAGTTCGACGGCCGGGAGGTACTGGTGATCTTCTCCGGTCAGCACGGCTACGTCTCCCCCAGCACCTACGGCTTCGAGCCGGCGGTGCCCACGTTGAACTACGCCGCGGTGCACCTGACCGGCACGGTCGAGCTGACCGACACCAGGGAGGAATCCCTGTACGTGGTGGAGGAAACCGTGCGCACCATGGAAAGCATGCGCGAGCCCCGATGGGACATGACCGCGTCGCGGGGGAAGTTCGCCGAGCTGGTCGAGCACGTGGTCTCGTTCAAGGTGCACGTCACCGACGTGCGGGCGATGTTCAAGCTCAGCCAGGACATGGCTCCCGAGGTCCGGGCGCGGGTGCGCGCGGACCTCGGGGCCGGTGGCCACCCCCGGCTCGCCGAGCTGATGGCCGAGGTCGATCAGCCGCACGCGGCCGCCAGCACACCCAGTCCCTCGGTGAGCAACGAGTCCGGAATGGACAGCGGCGGCAGGAACCGGAGCACGTTGCCGTAG
- a CDS encoding primary-amine oxidase: MTDCCHTPTGGAVVAEAAAHPLDSLTGAEFHRTREILEDAGVLRESTRFSYAGLAEPAKDRLARYEADGTPVPREVRALLLDIKSGEAEDVLVRLDEPEVVSRKPIDSEAAGHVPVLAEEHTTVREIMATDEGWLAALRKRGIEDPSHVYLAALSAGRFDSITDAHRRMVRVLAHWRPDPSTMVWAHPVDGLVAYVDLIAREVCEIVDTGAVPIPQESGDYDDPEVRGPLRTSQRPIEITQPDGPSFTLHGNVLSWENWEVRLGYDMREGLVLHQLGFRDGDRLRPVVHRASVAEMVVPYADPGPIRFWQNYFDTGEYQLGSLANALELGCDCLGDITYVDAVVAGGDGRPVTLPNAICIHEEDDGVLWKHTDPSNGSKQTRRQRRLVVSFFVTVGNYDYGFYWYLYLDGTIELKAKATGIVFTARYDERIAPYASQVAPGLAAPYHQHLFNVRLDMAVDGPTNAVEEVEVERVPMGPENPHGNAFRRRATRLRRESEAQRLAEPAAGRTWLVVNPERRNRLGDAPGYALIPEGQPVLLADEGSAIHGRATFASRHLWVTRYHPEERFPAGDLVNQGPPGAGLPAYTAADRDLDGTDLVLWHTFGLTHFPRPEDWPVMPVDHCGFLLRPVGFFDRNPTLDVPSPGGHCAS, translated from the coding sequence GTGACGGACTGTTGCCACACCCCGACCGGCGGTGCCGTGGTCGCCGAGGCGGCCGCCCACCCGCTCGACTCGCTGACCGGCGCCGAATTCCACCGCACGCGCGAAATCCTCGAAGACGCCGGTGTGCTCCGTGAGTCCACCCGGTTCTCCTACGCCGGTCTCGCCGAGCCGGCGAAGGACCGGCTCGCGCGGTACGAAGCCGACGGGACGCCGGTGCCGCGCGAGGTGCGCGCACTGCTGCTGGACATCAAGTCCGGTGAGGCCGAGGACGTGCTGGTCCGGCTCGACGAGCCCGAGGTGGTTTCGCGGAAGCCGATCGATTCCGAAGCGGCGGGCCACGTCCCGGTGCTGGCCGAGGAGCACACCACCGTCCGCGAGATCATGGCCACCGACGAGGGCTGGCTGGCCGCCCTGCGCAAGCGCGGCATCGAGGACCCGTCGCACGTCTACCTGGCCGCGCTCTCCGCCGGCCGGTTCGACTCCATTACGGACGCGCACCGCCGGATGGTGCGCGTGCTGGCGCACTGGCGGCCCGATCCGTCCACAATGGTCTGGGCGCACCCGGTGGACGGGCTTGTCGCCTACGTGGACCTGATCGCGCGCGAGGTGTGCGAGATCGTGGACACCGGCGCGGTGCCGATCCCCCAGGAGTCCGGCGACTACGACGACCCCGAGGTGCGCGGACCGCTGCGGACCTCCCAGCGCCCCATCGAGATCACCCAGCCGGACGGCCCGAGCTTCACCCTCCACGGCAACGTGCTGAGCTGGGAGAACTGGGAGGTCCGGCTCGGCTACGACATGCGTGAAGGGCTCGTGCTGCACCAGCTCGGCTTCCGCGACGGTGACCGCCTGCGCCCGGTGGTGCACCGCGCCTCGGTCGCCGAGATGGTCGTGCCGTACGCCGACCCCGGGCCGATCCGCTTCTGGCAGAACTACTTCGACACCGGTGAGTACCAGCTCGGCAGCCTGGCGAACGCGCTCGAACTGGGTTGCGACTGCCTCGGTGACATCACCTACGTCGACGCCGTGGTGGCCGGTGGTGACGGGCGCCCGGTGACCCTGCCCAACGCGATCTGCATCCACGAGGAGGACGACGGCGTGCTGTGGAAGCACACCGACCCGTCCAACGGCAGCAAGCAGACACGGCGGCAGCGGCGCCTGGTGGTCTCCTTCTTCGTCACCGTCGGCAACTACGACTACGGTTTCTACTGGTACCTCTACCTGGACGGCACGATCGAGCTGAAGGCCAAAGCCACCGGCATCGTGTTCACCGCCCGCTACGACGAGCGCATCGCGCCGTACGCCTCGCAGGTCGCGCCCGGCCTCGCCGCGCCGTACCACCAGCACCTGTTCAACGTGCGCCTGGACATGGCGGTGGACGGCCCCACCAACGCGGTCGAGGAGGTCGAGGTCGAACGGGTGCCGATGGGCCCGGAAAACCCGCACGGCAACGCTTTCCGCCGCCGTGCCACCCGGCTGCGGCGCGAGTCGGAGGCACAGCGGCTGGCCGAGCCCGCGGCCGGGCGAACCTGGCTGGTGGTCAACCCCGAGCGCCGCAACCGCCTCGGTGACGCCCCCGGGTACGCGCTGATCCCGGAAGGCCAGCCGGTGTTGCTGGCCGACGAGGGCTCCGCGATCCACGGCCGCGCCACCTTCGCGTCGCGCCACCTGTGGGTCACGCGGTACCACCCCGAGGAGCGCTTCCCGGCGGGTGATCTGGTCAACCAGGGGCCGCCGGGAGCCGGGCTGCCCGCCTACACCGCCGCGGACCGCGACCTCGACGGCACCGACCTGGTGCTGTGGCACACTTTCGGCCTGACCCACTTCCCCAGGCCGGAGGACTGGCCGGTGATGCCGGTGGACCACTGCGGTTTCCTGCTGCGGCCGGTCGGCTTCTTCGACCGGAACCCGACACTGGACGTCCCGTCCCCCGGCGGCCACTGCGCGAGCTAA